The Cetobacterium sp. 8H DNA window TTTGAAAATGAAGACTTACCAAGCTTTTTTGGAAGCGTGATAGGACCAATTGTAACAATAGCATTACTAGCATTAAGACCTCTTTTAGGTATAAATATAGACCCACTAATAGCTCTTCCAGTTGGAGGATTAGTTGGAATGGTAGTTATGGGAAAATCTTCTAAATTGAGAGAGTCAATGGATTATGGGTTACAAAAGATGTCAGGAGTAGCAATTTTATTAGTTGGAACAGGAACTGTTGCAGGAATAATTAAAAACTCAACATTAAAGGATGTTATATTATCAGTTTTAGCAAAAGCAAGTATTAGTGAAGAGTTAATAGCACCAATATCCGGAGCATTGATGTCAGGAGCAACAGCATCAACAACAGCTGGAGCAACAATAGCATCTGCAACATTTTCAGGAACCATATTAGCAGCTGGAGTGAGTGCAGTTTGGGGAGCAGCAATGATAAATTCAGGAGCAACAGTATTAGATCATTTACCACACGGATCTTTTTTCCACAGTACAGGTGGAGCAAACAATATGAAATTAGAAGAAAGATTGAAGTTAATACCTTATGAATCAGCAATAGGATTAGTTTTAGCAACTTCATCTTTTATTACATATTTAATATTAGGATAAAAAAATGCTAGAGAGTAAATTCTCTAGCATTTTTTAAATTTGAATATCTTCTCTTAAGATCTCTCTAACTTCACCAGGTTCCATATCACCTAGAGTCAGGTTTCCAAATTGAATTCGTTTTAGATAAGTAACTCTATTCTGAACAGCTTTTAGCATTTTCTTAACCTGATGATACTTCCCTTCGGTTATAGTCAAATTGATTGATTTTGAGGAAATATATTCAACTTTACCAGGAAGAGCAGCGTAACCTGTATCTAAAATAACACCAGATTCAAGAGCTAAAATGTCATCACTATTTATTTCACGGGCAAGTTCAACATAGTATGTTTTTTCCATCTCTTTATCGGGATGCGACATAGTATAGCTTAAATCTCCATCACTTGTAAAAAGAAGTAACCCTTCCGTATCTTTATCTAATCTTCCAACAGGAAAAACAGAAGATCTATCAATATATGATGGTAAAAGTTCAACAACAGTTTTTCTGTGTTCATCTGAC harbors:
- a CDS encoding GntP family permease, whose amino-acid sequence is MTAFGAVLGLLIAIILIIKKANPAYSLILGAVIGGLAGGVSLPETVGLMISGVKDVTPAIVRILTAGVLAGILIKTNAATKIAETIIETLGEKRAIFALALSALILTGIGVFIDVAVITVSPIALAIARRLKISKMAILCAMIGGGKSGNIISPNPNTIAAAENFGASLSSVMWVNIIPAIVGLIATVLIAKVLVEKGEKVLEADESFENEDLPSFFGSVIGPIVTIALLALRPLLGINIDPLIALPVGGLVGMVVMGKSSKLRESMDYGLQKMSGVAILLVGTGTVAGIIKNSTLKDVILSVLAKASISEELIAPISGALMSGATASTTAGATIASATFSGTILAAGVSAVWGAAMINSGATVLDHLPHGSFFHSTGGANNMKLEERLKLIPYESAIGLVLATSSFITYLILG
- a CDS encoding pseudouridine synthase is translated as MRLEKYLVECGVASRRKIKKAILEGRVTLNGNIEYNDGTEVEWGVDSITFDGIIPKRKELKYYILYKVAGYITAMSDEHRKTVVELLPSYIDRSSVFPVGRLDKDTEGLLLFTSDGDLSYTMSHPDKEMEKTYYVELAREINSDDILALESGVILDTGYAALPGKVEYISSKSINLTITEGKYHQVKKMLKAVQNRVTYLKRIQFGNLTLGDMEPGEVREILREDIQI